A genomic segment from Dermacentor silvarum isolate Dsil-2018 chromosome 11, BIME_Dsil_1.4, whole genome shotgun sequence encodes:
- the LOC119432648 gene encoding LOW QUALITY PROTEIN: uncharacterized protein LOC119432648 (The sequence of the model RefSeq protein was modified relative to this genomic sequence to represent the inferred CDS: deleted 2 bases in 1 codon): MPDDAEPQGRTEGGSTTPPTHRVSSFQGMDVVEVEGETIAPEEVTKEAGWLTSHRNRSRRAIEQFSIMADETSKTTGTGEARSGACQSAARTTKKPKPPRQPQLPREDIKIIVRPRDGLNVSKLSDAQIRDEVLRAAAVPIAEAEDDIYRSCVEKNVIVISTPRMANAEKYNRIRELQIGDTHYEATAYAAPPADTYKGVIHNIPDYDTAEDITKSLIYKKNPTILQARRMGNTNSAIIIFEGPNVPFYVYYRGAEYRCYLHKKIVVVCGACGRIGHRADVCPTPDKKQCKDCGAQNPADNHSCNPKCALCGKDHPTGDKSCQRRFQTPFLIKQRQWEKQRQQQQQTLHNHSGGGGRDPSLPRQADKQTTAAQRPSRSKSRDTAADRKASRSRSPSGHRPQAKQESKTSTNNNKVSWANVVSQSEPTKIENPTLPSSHDSELTKIKQMLEILLAENKALKAEVAQLKATPPKEVVPAEPETVHIEIDAPPAVAEPTTQYAQPDSDTESLPAKRRAVEQSPPSQGTTANSGTSKRNIREETIIEEITRAIVIKFEIMHKTFHTMITNLAESYNARIAVLENAQQRPSVGPIKVTKPYNRPTNDGLE; encoded by the exons ATGCCGGACGACGCGGAGCCCCAAGGCCGCACCGAGGGCGGGTCAACCACCCCACCGACCCACCGGGTAAGCTCTTTTCAAGGCATGGACGTCGTTGAAGTAGAGGGAGAAACTATTGCACCTGAAGAAGTAACTAAAGAAGCGGGCTGGCTTACCAGCCACCGCAATAGGAGCCGTAGAGCTATAGAGCAGTTCAGCATAATGGCTGAtgaaacaagcaaaacaactggCACTGGCGAAGCGCGTTCTGGTGCGTGCCAGAGCGCAGCGCGTACCACCAAGAAACCGAAGCCGCCGCGACAGCCACAACTTCCAAGGGAAGATATAAAGATCATCGTACGGCCCCGCGACGGGCTAAATGTCTCAAAACTAAGTGATGCGCAAATTCGAGATGAAGTATTGCGAGCCGCAGCAGTACCGATTGCAGAGGCGGAAGATGACATATATCGCTCCTGCgtggaaaaaaatgtcatagtAATCAGCACTCCGCGAATGGCAAATGCTGAGAAATACAACCGCATCAGGGAACTCCAAATTGGAGACACGCACTACGAAGCCACAGCCTACGCCGCCCCACCGGCAGACACCTACAAAGGCGTAATCCACAACATTCCGGACTACGACACTGCGgaggacatcaccaaaagtctcATCTACAAGAAGAACCCTACCATCCTGCAGGCCCGTCGCATGGGCAACACCAACTCAGCCATCATCATCTTTGAAGGCCCAAATGTACCCTTCTACGTCTACTACAGAGGCGCCGAGTACCGCTGC TACCTCCACAAGAAAATAGTCGTAGTGTGCGGAGCCTGCGGCCGGATCGGTCATCGCGCGGACGTATGCCCTACCCCCGACAAGAAACAGTGCAAAGACTGTGGTGCCCAAAACCCCGCGGACAATCACAGCTGCAACCCTAAGTGCGCGCTGTGCGGTAAAGATCACCCCACGGGAGACAAGAGCTGCCAGAGACGCTTTCAGACGCCTTTCCTCATCAAACAGCGCCAGTGGGAAAaacagcgacaacaacaacaacaaaccttGCACAaccacagcggcggcggcggcagagacCCATCGTTGCCACGTCAAGCAGACAAGCAGACAACGGCAGCCCAACGCCCATCCCGATCAAAATCGAGGGACACTGCTGCCGATCGCAAGGCATCCAGATCAAGATCCCCATCGGGACATAGACCCCAAGCTAAACAAGAAAGCAAGACCTCAACCAATaacaacaaggtgagctgggcaaatgTAGTCTCCCAGTCCGAACCCACTAAGATAGAAAACCCCACGCTCCCCTCTTCTCACGACAGCGAACTAACTAAAATCAAACAAATGCTCGAAATTCTACTAGCAGAGAATAAGGCCCTCAAGGCCGAGGTAGCCCAACTGAAGGCGACACCGCCGAAAGAAGTTGTACCCGCAGAACCAGAAACTGTCCATATAGAGATAGATGCACCTCCGGCAGTTGCAGAACCTACCACACAATACGCGCAGCCAGATTCCGATACCGAGAGCCTACCCGCGAAGCGCAGAGCGGTAGAACAATCCCCTCCTTCCCAAGGGACAACCGCCAACTCTGGCACCTCTAAGCGTAACATCAGGGAAGAGACGATCATAGAGGAAATCACCAGGGCCATTGTTATCAAATTCGAGATAATGCATAAAACATTCCACACCATGATAACAAACCTTGCCGAAAGTTATAATGCCAGAATCGCGGTCCTCGAAAACGCCCAACAAAGGCCTAGCGTAGGGCCCATTAAAGTAACTAAGCCTTACAACCGCCCGACCAACGATGGCCTGGAATAG